The region CGGGCGGCCGGAGGGCCGGGCAGGACCGGGCCGGTCCGGGGTTCACACCCCGGACCGGCTCGATCCGCGTATCAGCAGCCGGGTGGGGATGATCCGCGGCTGCGCCTCGGCGGTGTCCACCACCGTCGCGTCGATCAGGCCCCGCAGCGCCTCCACCGCCGCTTCCCCCAGGCCGCGCTGGTCCTGCGCGACCGTGCTCAGCGCCGGCCGTACCAGCGCCGCGGCGTCGATGTCGTCGAAGCCGACCACCGCCAGGTCGCCCGGCACCGTCAGCCCGGCGTCGGCCGCCGCGTGCACCGCGCCGATCGCCATCTGGTCGCCCGCGGCGAAGATCGCGGTGGGCCGGTCGGGCAGCGCGAGCAGCCGCTTGCCCGCGTTCTCCCCGCTGGCCAGGAAGAAGTCCCCTTCGGTCACGTACTCCGGCGGCACGCTCAGCCCGAGCCGGGCACAGGCCCGCAGGTAGCCCGCCAGGCGCTCGGCGGCCGGCGGCAGGTGCAGCGGCCCGGTCACGGTGGCGATCCTGCGGTGGCCCAGCTCGTACAGGTGCTGCACGGCGGCCTCCGCGCCCGCCGCGTTGTCCGAGCTGACCCGGACCGTACGCGGCCCGGTGAAGGCGGT is a window of Streptomyces sp. NBC_01477 DNA encoding:
- a CDS encoding LacI family DNA-binding transcriptional regulator; translated protein: MNIRELARRSGVSTATVSRALNDRAEVSEATRAKIRRLASELGYAPNEPARTLVRRRSDTIGLVWDSGQEAMGQHNPFLLGLLSAVRTALSEADYHLMLLTTPGAQDQDNAHLQAVQRHNLEGVIVLTTPPDDRCLRVLADSTVPCAGIDTAFTGPRTVRVSSDNAAGAEAAVQHLYELGHRRIATVTGPLHLPPAAERLAGYLRACARLGLSVPPEYVTEGDFFLASGENAGKRLLALPDRPTAIFAAGDQMAIGAVHAAADAGLTVPGDLAVVGFDDIDAAALVRPALSTVAQDQRGLGEAAVEALRGLIDATVVDTAEAQPRIIPTRLLIRGSSRSGV